In the genome of Candidatus Bathyarchaeota archaeon, one region contains:
- the rimI gene encoding ribosomal protein S18-alanine N-acetyltransferase: protein MQANFSLRRFRPEDLDEVIHINRVCLPENYSESFFMDLYERFPETFIVAEGDGKIIGYVMCRIESNVSNITLRPLSLTKKGHIISIAVLPAYRRRGIGQALIKEALRAMIQYYKAKSCYLEVRVTNTSAVNLYKKMGFEIERVIRGYYSDGEDAYIMSENLSDKEKIQSLF from the coding sequence ATGCAGGCTAACTTCTCATTAAGAAGGTTCAGACCTGAAGACCTAGATGAAGTCATCCATATAAACAGGGTGTGCCTACCCGAGAATTATTCGGAAAGCTTCTTCATGGACCTCTATGAAAGGTTTCCAGAAACCTTCATCGTCGCAGAAGGGGATGGAAAGATAATAGGCTATGTAATGTGCAGGATAGAAAGCAACGTTTCCAATATAACATTGAGGCCGTTGAGCTTAACAAAAAAAGGGCACATAATCTCCATAGCTGTCTTGCCCGCTTACCGTAGGAGAGGCATCGGTCAAGCCTTGATAAAAGAAGCTCTCCGAGCCATGATCCAGTATTACAAGGCAAAGTCATGTTACCTGGAAGTGAGAGTCACAAACACGAGCGCCGTGAATCTCTACAAGAAGATGGGGTTCGAAATCGAACGTGTGATAAGAGGGTACTACTCAGACGGGGAAGACGCGTACATTATGAGCGAGAATCTTAGCGATAAAGAAAAAATCCAATCATTATTTTAA
- a CDS encoding nucleotide-binding protein: MIGCNGEDKGLPKVIFDSNFLFVPFQFHIDIFDEIEALLGRFEPLILRPALMEIEKLARKGSTKKQKAALAALDVARRCRIIDVECEQVKSIDDLIVLAAQRLVCIVATNDAGLRRKLREIGVPTIFVRKRQHLEIDGYALK; encoded by the coding sequence ATGATTGGATGCAATGGTGAAGATAAAGGTCTTCCCAAGGTTATTTTTGATTCCAATTTCCTATTCGTTCCATTTCAGTTTCACATAGACATCTTTGATGAGATTGAAGCATTGCTTGGAAGATTTGAACCTCTAATATTGAGGCCAGCATTAATGGAGATTGAGAAGCTGGCGAGGAAGGGGTCGACGAAAAAGCAGAAAGCAGCGCTGGCCGCTCTTGATGTGGCAAGGAGATGCAGAATCATCGATGTTGAGTGCGAGCAAGTAAAAAGTATAGATGACCTTATCGTTTTGGCTGCCCAAAGGTTGGTGTGTATAGTTGCTACCAACGATGCTGGTTTGAGAAGAAAGCTTCGAGAAATTGGGGTTCCGACAATTTTTGTGAGAAAGAGGCAGCATTTAGAGATTGATGGATACGCCTTAAAATAA